The following proteins are co-located in the Acanthochromis polyacanthus isolate Apoly-LR-REF ecotype Palm Island chromosome 7, KAUST_Apoly_ChrSc, whole genome shotgun sequence genome:
- the ddhd2 gene encoding phospholipase DDHD2 isoform X2 yields the protein MSLSQAEEGGLCQAAPKDNTQDLFDSSTQAEATVKAPEGQVKVSPVVDEVSPSSASSFEMLDMESVPAPYQEVQPHWFFCRRADDDTSWLPFSREDSDKLENACNSIGDEEEDVVVAVDGERYDVRVKERMRYAVYWEQAPTEVRRCTWFYKGDKDTKFMPYSEDFSKNLEDAYMIAVTLDEWKRKLDFPTGETVILHNPKLIMQYQPIGMQDDWVSSPSEQTRPRTVKRGVDNVFVEIPDGESEKVDHLVFMVHGIGPACDLRFRSIIQCVNDFRSASLSLLASHYKRAQQDGQVGRVEFLPVNWHSALHGDATGVDEDIQRITLPSISRLRHFTNDTLLDLFFYNSPTYCQTIVDTVASEINRLHALFQQRHPEFNGAVSVVGHSLGSLILFDLLTNQRNGSQVREGVPSGELCNLNCGTLEQTLNRLGLQQYLETLQAENLDIESLALCQDSDLKDLGIPLGPRKKILNYVRRKWLPEDCKTEALRPALGLQVPPQTAGENDGNQSSRATPQQSQFHRTQSVTSAVDYEYFDVGIGQTNGGIAKGQVSIDYPQLAFQPQTFFAFGSPIGMFLTVRGLKRIDPNYTFPTCKRFYNIYHPYDPVAYRIEPMIVSDVDVEPMLIPHHKGRKRMHLELKDSLTRMSMDLKNNVLGSLRTAWQSFARLPVAALPPVDEGESSIESNIQETQASAADTASAKREDKSAGFWTKILEWPRALHKHYFQGVCEEAESSVSAEQTEQPEIKMGMLNEGRRIDYVLQEKPIESFNEYLFAIQSHLCYWESEDTALLLLKEIYDKLGVAFEQPQQ from the exons ATGTCACTCAGTCAGGCTGAGGAGGGGGGTCTATGTCAGGCCGCCCCAAAGGACAACACCCAGGACCTGTTTGACAGCTCCACTCAGGCTGAGGCCACAGTGAAAGCACCTGAGGGTCAGGTGAAG GTTTCGCCCGTGGTGGATGAGGTCTCTCCTTCTTCGGCATCTTCTTTTGAGATGCTTGACATGGAGTCAGTCCCAGCTCCTTACCAAGAAGTGCAGCCTCACTGGTTTTTCTGTCGACGTGCCGATGATGACACCTCTTGGCTTCCTTTCAGCAGAGAAGACTCAGACAAACTAGAGAACGCCTGCAACAGCA taggagatgaggaggaggatgtggtGGTGGCTGTGGATGGAGAGCGATATGATGTACGTGTCAAGGAGAGGATGCGCTACGCTGTGTATTGGGAGCAAGCTCCCACTGAAGTTCGCCGCTGTACCTGGTTCTACAAAGGAGACAAAGACACTAAATTCATGCCTTACTCGGAGGACTTCAGCAAAAATCTGGAG GATGCATATATGATAGCAGTGACCTTGGACGAATGGAAGAGGAAGCTGGACTTTCCTACTGGAGAGACTGTTATCTTACACAATCCGAAG CTGATAATGCAGTATCAGCCAATAGGAATGCAGGATGACTGGGTGTCCTCCCCTTCGGAGCAGACCCGACCACGAACTGTCAAGAGGGGAGTCGACAATGTCTTTGTGGAAATACCTGATG GTGAATCGGAGAAGGTGGACCACCTCGTCTTTATGGTGCATGGCATCGGCCCTGCATGTGACTTGCGCTTCAGATCCATCATACAGTGTG TAAATGACTTCAGGAGTGCTTCCCTGTCCCTCCTGGCCTCTCATTATAAGCGTGCTCAGCAGGATGGCCAGGTGGGCCGAGTGGAGTTCCTCCCAGTCAACTGGCACAGCGCTTTACATGGGGATGCAACCGGTGTAGACGA GGACATCCAGAGGATCACTCTACCCAGCATCAGCAGGCTGAGACATTTCACCAATGACACCCTGCTGGACTTGTTTTTCTATAACAGCCCCACCTACTGCCAGACCATAGTGGACACGGTGGCCTCAGAGATCAACAGACTGCATGCCCTCTTTCAGCAGAGACACCCAGAATTCAATGGGGCAGTTTCAGTAGTGGGCCATAGCCTGG GTTCACTGATTCTGTTTGACCTGCTTACTAACCAGAGGAATGGCTCACAAGTCAGAGAAGGG GTGCCTTCTGGTGAGCTCTGTAATCTGAACTGCGGCACACTGGAGCAGACTCTGAACAGACTGGGCCTACAGCAATACCTGGAAACACTGCAGGCCGAAAACCTTGATATAGAATCACTG GCTCTTTGCCAAGACAGCGACCTCAAAGATCTAGGAATTCCTCTTGGACCCCGGAAGAAGATCTTGAACTACGTCAGGAGGAAGTGGCTTCCAGAG GACTGTAAGACAGAGGCATTACGTCCAGCGTTGGGGTTGCAAGTTCCACCTCAAACTGCCGGTGAGAACGATGGTAACCAGTCTTCAAGAGCGACGCCTCAGCAGTCCCAGTTCCACAGGACGCAGTCTGTCACCAGTGCTGTAGACTATGAATACTTCGATGTCGGCATTGGACAG ACCAATGGAGGCATAGCCAAGGGACAG GTATCCATTGATTATCCACAGCTGGCATTCCAACCTCAGACGTTTTTTGCATTTGGCTCTCCAATTGGAATGTTTCTGACTGTACGAGGGCTTAAACGCATCGATCCAAACTACACCTTCCCAACCTGCAAGCGCTTTTACAACATCTACCACCCA TATGATCCTGTTGCATATCGGATAGAGCCCATGATTGTTTCAGACGTTGATGTGGAGCCCATGCTAATCCCTCACCATAAAGGCCGCAAGAGGATGCACCTCG AGCTGAAGGACAGCTTGACCCGCATGAGTATGGATTTGAAGAACAACGTACTGGGATCATTACGTACAGCATGGCAGTCTTTTGCCAGACTACCTGTTGCTGCTCTGCCCCCAGTGGACGAAGGAGAATCTTCAATAGAGAGCAACATTCAAGAGACACAGG CCTCAGCGGCAGACACTGCTTCTGCTAAGAGGGAAGACAAAAGTGCTGGTTTTTGGACTAAAATACTGGAGTGGCCCAGGGCCCTTCATAAGCATTATTTCCAAG GAGTGTGTGAGGAGGCAGAGTCCTCAGTATCAGCAGAGCAGACAGAGCAGCCTGAGATTAAAATGGGAATGCTGAATGAAGGAAGACGAATTGACTACGTGCTTCAAGAAAAACCCATTGAGAGCTTCAATGAATACCTGTTTGCCATCCAGTCTCATCTGTGTTACTG gGAGTCGGAGGATACAGCActcctgctgctgaaggagattTACGACAAGCTAGGTGTGGCCTTTGAACAGCCTCAACAGTAA
- the ddhd2 gene encoding phospholipase DDHD2 isoform X1 — protein sequence MSLSQAEEGGLCQAAPKDNTQDLFDSSTQAEATVKAPEGQVKVSPVVDEVSPSSASSFEMLDMESVPAPYQEVQPHWFFCRRADDDTSWLPFSREDSDKLENACNSIGDEEEDVVVAVDGERYDVRVKERMRYAVYWEQAPTEVRRCTWFYKGDKDTKFMPYSEDFSKNLEDAYMIAVTLDEWKRKLDFPTGETVILHNPKLIMQYQPIGMQDDWVSSPSEQTRPRTVKRGVDNVFVEIPDGESEKVDHLVFMVHGIGPACDLRFRSIIQCVNDFRSASLSLLASHYKRAQQDGQVGRVEFLPVNWHSALHGDATGVDEDIQRITLPSISRLRHFTNDTLLDLFFYNSPTYCQTIVDTVASEINRLHALFQQRHPEFNGAVSVVGHSLGSLILFDLLTNQRNGSQVREGVPSGELCNLNCGTLEQTLNRLGLQQYLETLQAENLDIESLALCQDSDLKDLGIPLGPRKKILNYVRRKWLPEVRQDCKTEALRPALGLQVPPQTAGENDGNQSSRATPQQSQFHRTQSVTSAVDYEYFDVGIGQTNGGIAKGQVSIDYPQLAFQPQTFFAFGSPIGMFLTVRGLKRIDPNYTFPTCKRFYNIYHPYDPVAYRIEPMIVSDVDVEPMLIPHHKGRKRMHLELKDSLTRMSMDLKNNVLGSLRTAWQSFARLPVAALPPVDEGESSIESNIQETQASAADTASAKREDKSAGFWTKILEWPRALHKHYFQGVCEEAESSVSAEQTEQPEIKMGMLNEGRRIDYVLQEKPIESFNEYLFAIQSHLCYWESEDTALLLLKEIYDKLGVAFEQPQQ from the exons ATGTCACTCAGTCAGGCTGAGGAGGGGGGTCTATGTCAGGCCGCCCCAAAGGACAACACCCAGGACCTGTTTGACAGCTCCACTCAGGCTGAGGCCACAGTGAAAGCACCTGAGGGTCAGGTGAAG GTTTCGCCCGTGGTGGATGAGGTCTCTCCTTCTTCGGCATCTTCTTTTGAGATGCTTGACATGGAGTCAGTCCCAGCTCCTTACCAAGAAGTGCAGCCTCACTGGTTTTTCTGTCGACGTGCCGATGATGACACCTCTTGGCTTCCTTTCAGCAGAGAAGACTCAGACAAACTAGAGAACGCCTGCAACAGCA taggagatgaggaggaggatgtggtGGTGGCTGTGGATGGAGAGCGATATGATGTACGTGTCAAGGAGAGGATGCGCTACGCTGTGTATTGGGAGCAAGCTCCCACTGAAGTTCGCCGCTGTACCTGGTTCTACAAAGGAGACAAAGACACTAAATTCATGCCTTACTCGGAGGACTTCAGCAAAAATCTGGAG GATGCATATATGATAGCAGTGACCTTGGACGAATGGAAGAGGAAGCTGGACTTTCCTACTGGAGAGACTGTTATCTTACACAATCCGAAG CTGATAATGCAGTATCAGCCAATAGGAATGCAGGATGACTGGGTGTCCTCCCCTTCGGAGCAGACCCGACCACGAACTGTCAAGAGGGGAGTCGACAATGTCTTTGTGGAAATACCTGATG GTGAATCGGAGAAGGTGGACCACCTCGTCTTTATGGTGCATGGCATCGGCCCTGCATGTGACTTGCGCTTCAGATCCATCATACAGTGTG TAAATGACTTCAGGAGTGCTTCCCTGTCCCTCCTGGCCTCTCATTATAAGCGTGCTCAGCAGGATGGCCAGGTGGGCCGAGTGGAGTTCCTCCCAGTCAACTGGCACAGCGCTTTACATGGGGATGCAACCGGTGTAGACGA GGACATCCAGAGGATCACTCTACCCAGCATCAGCAGGCTGAGACATTTCACCAATGACACCCTGCTGGACTTGTTTTTCTATAACAGCCCCACCTACTGCCAGACCATAGTGGACACGGTGGCCTCAGAGATCAACAGACTGCATGCCCTCTTTCAGCAGAGACACCCAGAATTCAATGGGGCAGTTTCAGTAGTGGGCCATAGCCTGG GTTCACTGATTCTGTTTGACCTGCTTACTAACCAGAGGAATGGCTCACAAGTCAGAGAAGGG GTGCCTTCTGGTGAGCTCTGTAATCTGAACTGCGGCACACTGGAGCAGACTCTGAACAGACTGGGCCTACAGCAATACCTGGAAACACTGCAGGCCGAAAACCTTGATATAGAATCACTG GCTCTTTGCCAAGACAGCGACCTCAAAGATCTAGGAATTCCTCTTGGACCCCGGAAGAAGATCTTGAACTACGTCAGGAGGAAGTGGCTTCCAGAGGTCAGACAG GACTGTAAGACAGAGGCATTACGTCCAGCGTTGGGGTTGCAAGTTCCACCTCAAACTGCCGGTGAGAACGATGGTAACCAGTCTTCAAGAGCGACGCCTCAGCAGTCCCAGTTCCACAGGACGCAGTCTGTCACCAGTGCTGTAGACTATGAATACTTCGATGTCGGCATTGGACAG ACCAATGGAGGCATAGCCAAGGGACAG GTATCCATTGATTATCCACAGCTGGCATTCCAACCTCAGACGTTTTTTGCATTTGGCTCTCCAATTGGAATGTTTCTGACTGTACGAGGGCTTAAACGCATCGATCCAAACTACACCTTCCCAACCTGCAAGCGCTTTTACAACATCTACCACCCA TATGATCCTGTTGCATATCGGATAGAGCCCATGATTGTTTCAGACGTTGATGTGGAGCCCATGCTAATCCCTCACCATAAAGGCCGCAAGAGGATGCACCTCG AGCTGAAGGACAGCTTGACCCGCATGAGTATGGATTTGAAGAACAACGTACTGGGATCATTACGTACAGCATGGCAGTCTTTTGCCAGACTACCTGTTGCTGCTCTGCCCCCAGTGGACGAAGGAGAATCTTCAATAGAGAGCAACATTCAAGAGACACAGG CCTCAGCGGCAGACACTGCTTCTGCTAAGAGGGAAGACAAAAGTGCTGGTTTTTGGACTAAAATACTGGAGTGGCCCAGGGCCCTTCATAAGCATTATTTCCAAG GAGTGTGTGAGGAGGCAGAGTCCTCAGTATCAGCAGAGCAGACAGAGCAGCCTGAGATTAAAATGGGAATGCTGAATGAAGGAAGACGAATTGACTACGTGCTTCAAGAAAAACCCATTGAGAGCTTCAATGAATACCTGTTTGCCATCCAGTCTCATCTGTGTTACTG gGAGTCGGAGGATACAGCActcctgctgctgaaggagattTACGACAAGCTAGGTGTGGCCTTTGAACAGCCTCAACAGTAA
- the ddhd2 gene encoding phospholipase DDHD2 isoform X3 has protein sequence MSLSQAEEGGLCQAAPKDNTQDLFDSSTQAEATVKAPEGQVKVSPVVDEVSPSSASSFEMLDMESVPAPYQEVQPHWFFCRRADDDTSWLPFSREDSDKLENACNSIGDEEEDVVVAVDGERYDVRVKERMRYAVYWEQAPTEVRRCTWFYKGDKDTKFMPYSEDFSKNLEDAYMIAVTLDEWKRKLDFPTGETVILHNPKLIMQYQPIGMQDDWVSSPSEQTRPRTVKRGVDNVFVEIPDGESEKVDHLVFMVHGIGPACDLRFRSIIQCVNDFRSASLSLLASHYKRAQQDGQVGRVEFLPVNWHSALHGDATGVDEDIQRITLPSISRLRHFTNDTLLDLFFYNSPTYCQTIVDTVASEINRLHALFQQRHPEFNGAVSVVGHSLGSLILFDLLTNQRNGSQVREGVPSGELCNLNCGTLEQTLNRLGLQQYLETLQAENLDIESLALCQDSDLKDLGIPLGPRKKILNYVRRKWLPEVRQDCKTEALRPALGLQVPPQTAGENDGNQSSRATPQQSQFHRTQSVTSAVDYEYFDVGIGQTNGGIAKGQVSIDYPQLAFQPQTFFAFGSPIGMFLTVRGLKRIDPNYTFPTCKRFYNIYHPYDPVAYRIEPMIVSDVDVEPMLIPHHKGRKRMHLELKDSLTRMSMDLKNNVLGSLRTAWQSFARLPVAALPPVDEGESSIESNIQETQGVCEEAESSVSAEQTEQPEIKMGMLNEGRRIDYVLQEKPIESFNEYLFAIQSHLCYWESEDTALLLLKEIYDKLGVAFEQPQQ, from the exons ATGTCACTCAGTCAGGCTGAGGAGGGGGGTCTATGTCAGGCCGCCCCAAAGGACAACACCCAGGACCTGTTTGACAGCTCCACTCAGGCTGAGGCCACAGTGAAAGCACCTGAGGGTCAGGTGAAG GTTTCGCCCGTGGTGGATGAGGTCTCTCCTTCTTCGGCATCTTCTTTTGAGATGCTTGACATGGAGTCAGTCCCAGCTCCTTACCAAGAAGTGCAGCCTCACTGGTTTTTCTGTCGACGTGCCGATGATGACACCTCTTGGCTTCCTTTCAGCAGAGAAGACTCAGACAAACTAGAGAACGCCTGCAACAGCA taggagatgaggaggaggatgtggtGGTGGCTGTGGATGGAGAGCGATATGATGTACGTGTCAAGGAGAGGATGCGCTACGCTGTGTATTGGGAGCAAGCTCCCACTGAAGTTCGCCGCTGTACCTGGTTCTACAAAGGAGACAAAGACACTAAATTCATGCCTTACTCGGAGGACTTCAGCAAAAATCTGGAG GATGCATATATGATAGCAGTGACCTTGGACGAATGGAAGAGGAAGCTGGACTTTCCTACTGGAGAGACTGTTATCTTACACAATCCGAAG CTGATAATGCAGTATCAGCCAATAGGAATGCAGGATGACTGGGTGTCCTCCCCTTCGGAGCAGACCCGACCACGAACTGTCAAGAGGGGAGTCGACAATGTCTTTGTGGAAATACCTGATG GTGAATCGGAGAAGGTGGACCACCTCGTCTTTATGGTGCATGGCATCGGCCCTGCATGTGACTTGCGCTTCAGATCCATCATACAGTGTG TAAATGACTTCAGGAGTGCTTCCCTGTCCCTCCTGGCCTCTCATTATAAGCGTGCTCAGCAGGATGGCCAGGTGGGCCGAGTGGAGTTCCTCCCAGTCAACTGGCACAGCGCTTTACATGGGGATGCAACCGGTGTAGACGA GGACATCCAGAGGATCACTCTACCCAGCATCAGCAGGCTGAGACATTTCACCAATGACACCCTGCTGGACTTGTTTTTCTATAACAGCCCCACCTACTGCCAGACCATAGTGGACACGGTGGCCTCAGAGATCAACAGACTGCATGCCCTCTTTCAGCAGAGACACCCAGAATTCAATGGGGCAGTTTCAGTAGTGGGCCATAGCCTGG GTTCACTGATTCTGTTTGACCTGCTTACTAACCAGAGGAATGGCTCACAAGTCAGAGAAGGG GTGCCTTCTGGTGAGCTCTGTAATCTGAACTGCGGCACACTGGAGCAGACTCTGAACAGACTGGGCCTACAGCAATACCTGGAAACACTGCAGGCCGAAAACCTTGATATAGAATCACTG GCTCTTTGCCAAGACAGCGACCTCAAAGATCTAGGAATTCCTCTTGGACCCCGGAAGAAGATCTTGAACTACGTCAGGAGGAAGTGGCTTCCAGAGGTCAGACAG GACTGTAAGACAGAGGCATTACGTCCAGCGTTGGGGTTGCAAGTTCCACCTCAAACTGCCGGTGAGAACGATGGTAACCAGTCTTCAAGAGCGACGCCTCAGCAGTCCCAGTTCCACAGGACGCAGTCTGTCACCAGTGCTGTAGACTATGAATACTTCGATGTCGGCATTGGACAG ACCAATGGAGGCATAGCCAAGGGACAG GTATCCATTGATTATCCACAGCTGGCATTCCAACCTCAGACGTTTTTTGCATTTGGCTCTCCAATTGGAATGTTTCTGACTGTACGAGGGCTTAAACGCATCGATCCAAACTACACCTTCCCAACCTGCAAGCGCTTTTACAACATCTACCACCCA TATGATCCTGTTGCATATCGGATAGAGCCCATGATTGTTTCAGACGTTGATGTGGAGCCCATGCTAATCCCTCACCATAAAGGCCGCAAGAGGATGCACCTCG AGCTGAAGGACAGCTTGACCCGCATGAGTATGGATTTGAAGAACAACGTACTGGGATCATTACGTACAGCATGGCAGTCTTTTGCCAGACTACCTGTTGCTGCTCTGCCCCCAGTGGACGAAGGAGAATCTTCAATAGAGAGCAACATTCAAGAGACACAGG GAGTGTGTGAGGAGGCAGAGTCCTCAGTATCAGCAGAGCAGACAGAGCAGCCTGAGATTAAAATGGGAATGCTGAATGAAGGAAGACGAATTGACTACGTGCTTCAAGAAAAACCCATTGAGAGCTTCAATGAATACCTGTTTGCCATCCAGTCTCATCTGTGTTACTG gGAGTCGGAGGATACAGCActcctgctgctgaaggagattTACGACAAGCTAGGTGTGGCCTTTGAACAGCCTCAACAGTAA